One segment of Sulfobacillus thermosulfidooxidans DSM 9293 DNA contains the following:
- a CDS encoding primary-amine oxidase, with protein sequence MSIDVQEMPLVRHPLEPLTPEEIRAAVTILRESKKISKAARFVSVTLQEPAKDEVLRYHQGDVFDRKAWILLLDNADETTYEAVISLHQQKVITFDRIVGVQPSIMLDEFVECEAAVKANPEFQAALRKRGITNFDLVMVDPWSAGNFGRDEEQSLRLSRALTWLRSSPHDNGYARPIEGLAVLVDLNKMKVIRVEDYGVVPIAPLDGNYTPQAVGELRTDLKPLDIVQSEGPSFTISGHEIRWQKWQFRIGFTPREGLVLYTIGYEDQGRIRPIMYRASLSEMVVPYGDPSPTQYTKNAFDAGEYGIGMLANSLELGCDCLGVIRYFDAHMTDSRGHVVTIPNAVCVHEEDFGTLWKHTDWRTGDVEVRRSRRLVVSSISTVANYEYGFYWYFYLDGTIQFEVKLTGIVSTAGCLPDEKPKYGTLLAPQVYAPIHQHFFNVRMDMMIDGVNNSIYEVNTISEPLGSDNPYGNAFYAQSTLLKTEQDAQRTIDIASARYWKVVNPSVHNGLGEPVAYKIVPGENCFPYAQPDASILKRAGFITKHFWATPYDSNEKYAAGNYPNQHIGGDGLLEWTQANRSIENTDVVVWYTMGHHHIPRPEDWPVMPAAYIGFHLKPVGFFDRNPALDVPPPPPGGCLV encoded by the coding sequence ATGAGTATTGATGTTCAAGAAATGCCATTAGTTCGTCATCCCTTGGAACCATTAACCCCAGAAGAGATTAGGGCTGCAGTAACCATATTACGAGAGAGTAAAAAGATTTCTAAGGCGGCACGGTTTGTGTCTGTGACATTGCAAGAGCCAGCCAAGGATGAAGTCTTGCGCTATCACCAAGGAGATGTTTTTGATCGGAAAGCATGGATTTTGCTCCTTGACAACGCTGACGAAACAACTTACGAAGCAGTGATATCACTGCATCAACAGAAAGTGATAACATTTGACCGCATTGTGGGCGTTCAACCTTCGATCATGTTGGACGAATTTGTAGAATGTGAAGCTGCCGTAAAAGCGAATCCTGAGTTTCAAGCCGCCTTACGGAAACGTGGCATAACAAATTTTGATTTGGTTATGGTTGATCCGTGGTCGGCGGGAAATTTTGGTCGGGATGAAGAGCAATCCCTCCGACTCTCGAGGGCACTAACGTGGTTACGCAGTTCGCCACACGACAACGGATATGCGAGACCTATAGAGGGATTAGCGGTTCTGGTCGATCTTAACAAGATGAAGGTCATACGCGTGGAAGACTACGGCGTAGTTCCGATTGCACCATTAGATGGAAATTATACACCGCAAGCTGTTGGGGAACTACGTACGGATTTAAAACCTCTCGATATTGTACAATCCGAAGGACCGAGTTTCACTATTTCAGGTCATGAGATTCGTTGGCAAAAATGGCAATTTCGTATTGGTTTCACACCCAGAGAAGGTCTTGTTTTATATACGATTGGGTATGAAGATCAAGGGCGGATACGTCCTATTATGTATAGGGCGTCACTGTCTGAAATGGTTGTTCCCTATGGTGACCCAAGTCCTACACAGTATACCAAGAACGCGTTCGATGCGGGTGAATATGGGATTGGGATGCTGGCTAACAGCCTAGAGCTGGGATGTGATTGTTTAGGCGTTATCAGATATTTTGATGCGCATATGACCGACAGCCGGGGACATGTTGTCACAATTCCTAATGCGGTTTGTGTACATGAAGAGGATTTCGGTACGCTTTGGAAACACACAGATTGGCGTACTGGAGATGTGGAGGTACGGCGTTCACGTCGTCTTGTGGTGTCTTCCATTTCAACTGTAGCTAATTACGAATATGGGTTTTACTGGTACTTTTATCTTGATGGTACCATTCAATTTGAAGTGAAATTAACGGGAATTGTTTCAACAGCAGGATGTTTGCCCGATGAAAAGCCAAAGTACGGTACATTGCTCGCTCCCCAAGTATACGCGCCCATTCATCAGCATTTCTTTAATGTGCGTATGGATATGATGATTGACGGAGTAAATAATTCGATCTATGAGGTCAACACCATATCCGAACCATTGGGATCCGATAATCCATATGGTAACGCATTTTATGCTCAATCTACATTGCTGAAAACTGAACAGGATGCGCAGAGAACCATAGACATAGCGTCGGCCCGGTATTGGAAAGTCGTTAACCCATCAGTGCATAACGGCTTGGGTGAACCTGTGGCATATAAAATCGTTCCGGGAGAAAACTGTTTTCCATATGCCCAACCCGATGCAAGTATCTTAAAACGTGCAGGATTTATCACCAAACACTTTTGGGCTACTCCATATGATTCCAATGAAAAGTACGCGGCGGGAAATTATCCCAATCAACACATTGGCGGAGATGGCCTATTGGAGTGGACTCAAGCGAACCGTTCGATTGAAAATACCGACGTTGTCGTATGGTACACCATGGGCCATCACCACATTCCTCGCCCCGAAGATTGGCCCGTCATGCCCGCTGCATATATTGGATTTCATCTTAAACCCGTAGGATTCTTTGATCGCAATCCGGCACTGGATGTTCCGCCTCCACCCCCAGGCGGTTGTTTGGTATAA
- a CDS encoding DDE-type integrase/transposase/recombinase — MRGARPVRRGEAGKSHDDVLSLTLLYIAGEDRFLYLQAIIDVCDRMIIAYHMGLHCQATDVVRTLKHAVIQRQSEWQTPPVLRTDNGPQFIAEAFETACATYGLEHERIPVATPNKNAFIESWHAQLERECLTQEFATYGEAYAAITRWIAFYNQDRLHGSLEFWSPATMRKRVAGGQATWMPVRV; from the coding sequence CTGAGAGGTGCACGTCCGGTTCGGAGAGGAGAGGCAGGAAAATCGCACGACGACGTCCTGTCTCTTACTCTACTGTATATTGCGGGTGAGGATCGGTTTTTATATCTCCAAGCCATTATCGATGTGTGTGACCGCATGATTATTGCCTACCACATGGGACTCCATTGTCAGGCGACGGATGTTGTGCGAACCCTAAAACACGCGGTGATCCAGCGTCAATCGGAATGGCAGACGCCTCCCGTTCTGCGGACCGACAATGGCCCCCAGTTTATCGCCGAGGCATTCGAAACGGCTTGTGCCACCTATGGTCTGGAACATGAACGCATTCCGGTGGCCACGCCGAATAAAAACGCCTTTATTGAGTCGTGGCATGCTCAGTTGGAGCGCGAGTGTCTCACTCAAGAATTTGCCACATATGGCGAGGCCTATGCGGCCATAACGCGATGGATTGCCTTTTATAACCAAGATCGGCTGCATGGGAGCCTAGAATTTTGGTCCCCGGCGACGATGCGAAAACGGGTCGCGGGAGGGCAAGCGACCTGGATGCCCGTCAGAGTATAG
- a CDS encoding IS3 family transposase, producing the protein MSKFGGRNRYVWTANDTKVAEGQVLEWLSEFIMAGDGQAYGYRKLTTWLRREHGLIINKKTVYRLLRSADLLQGQPLRPSGNRPPRVLAANRVVTGPNQLWEMDLKYGYIAGEDRFFISAVSSMSLIDAFWRIISDLTVPLFKP; encoded by the coding sequence ATGTCCAAATTTGGGGGGCGGAATCGCTATGTGTGGACGGCAAACGACACCAAAGTGGCGGAAGGGCAGGTCCTGGAATGGCTCAGCGAGTTTATCATGGCGGGAGACGGTCAGGCTTATGGATATCGGAAGTTGACGACATGGCTCCGACGAGAACACGGATTGATCATCAACAAAAAGACGGTCTATCGTCTCTTGCGATCGGCCGATCTCTTACAAGGACAACCCTTGCGGCCCTCCGGCAACCGCCCGCCCCGTGTTCTGGCCGCCAATCGGGTGGTGACGGGCCCCAATCAACTCTGGGAAATGGATTTGAAATACGGATACATTGCGGGAGAAGATCGGTTTTTTATCTCTGCAGTGTCATCGATGTCTTTGATCGATGCATTCTGGCGTATCATCTCGGATCTCACTGTACCGCTATTCAAGCCTTAG
- the fabG gene encoding 3-oxoacyl-ACP reductase FabG, which translates to MWASVVGKSVVITGATKGIGKGIARVFAQQGAKVAVIGRVLEQAEACAEEFRSNGWYAQAFYADVKNCRSLEQMAKEVNRSFGGIDVLCANAGVFPSMTIEEMSSEQWDHVMNTNAKGTFFSLQACLPFLKRAEYGRVIITSSITGPLTGYPGWAHYGASKAAQLGFMRSAAIELAPYHITVNAILPGNILTEGLQDIGTNYLERMVSSIPLKRLGSIDDIAYATLFLASKEAGYITGQTLIIDGGQTLPESLDALTY; encoded by the coding sequence GTGTGGGCTTCTGTGGTAGGAAAATCGGTGGTCATTACTGGCGCTACCAAGGGTATCGGAAAGGGCATTGCTCGCGTTTTCGCCCAACAAGGTGCAAAGGTCGCAGTAATAGGTCGCGTTTTAGAGCAAGCCGAGGCTTGTGCCGAGGAATTCCGATCGAATGGCTGGTACGCTCAGGCGTTCTATGCTGATGTAAAGAATTGTCGTTCGCTAGAGCAAATGGCCAAGGAAGTAAACAGGTCATTTGGAGGAATTGATGTATTATGCGCAAATGCGGGTGTGTTTCCCAGTATGACAATCGAAGAGATGAGTAGTGAGCAGTGGGATCATGTGATGAATACGAACGCCAAGGGTACCTTTTTCTCCCTTCAAGCGTGTTTACCTTTTTTAAAACGAGCAGAATATGGCCGGGTTATTATCACTTCATCCATTACCGGCCCCCTCACAGGATATCCCGGATGGGCTCATTATGGAGCCAGCAAAGCGGCACAACTCGGTTTTATGCGTAGTGCTGCCATAGAATTGGCACCCTACCACATTACTGTCAATGCTATTTTACCTGGGAACATTCTGACCGAGGGACTTCAAGATATTGGAACCAATTACCTAGAGAGAATGGTAAGTAGCATACCCCTCAAACGCCTGGGTTCCATAGATGACATTGCCTATGCCACCTTGTTTTTGGCTTCAAAAGAAGCGGGATATATAACGGGACAAACATTGATCATTGATGGTGGACAAACCTTGCCCGAAAGCTTAGATGCTTTAACTTACTAA
- a CDS encoding transposase has product MSQTYSPEFKQQIVQEAQDTQNATLVARRHQLSPSMVRRWVREAMKAAHHPHDLMSLVDENERLKKLLGEKDLQIAMLQDLLQKKGIRP; this is encoded by the coding sequence ATGAGTCAAACCTATTCACCGGAATTCAAGCAACAGATTGTTCAAGAAGCTCAAGACACGCAAAATGCGACATTAGTCGCTCGTCGTCATCAGCTGAGTCCATCCATGGTGCGTCGCTGGGTGCGTGAGGCGATGAAGGCGGCCCACCATCCCCACGATCTCATGAGTCTGGTAGACGAAAATGAACGATTAAAGAAATTACTCGGGGAAAAAGATCTGCAGATTGCTATGCTTCAAGATCTGCTGCAAAAAAAGGGGATCCGTCCGTGA
- a CDS encoding aspartate aminotransferase family protein: MIITDVADKERVLRQSVDFWNPGKTIEWQHDGISLVMGKREGYYFYDLTGKEFMDVHLNGGTFNLGHRNPEIIQVLIDGMQELDIGNHHFPSFTRAALAETMAKSTPSNLKYSIYSTGGSEAIDVALKSARYATQKRKIVSIKNGYHGHTGLAVALGHKRYSRLFLSEGDPNEFVHVPFNDLDAMEFALRNEDVAAVIVETVPATYGFPLPMPNYLPTVKSLCERYGALYIADEVQTGLLRTGKLWAIEHYGVKPDILVTAKGLSGGIYPIACTVVSERVGQWMSEDGFAHMSTFGGSELGCLVAMKVMEITQRDSVKQNVHWVAQYLRNGLEVIRRQYSDLLVDIRQLGLVMGLVFAHPQGAKPIMRALYQNGVWAMYSMLDQRVLQFKPGILIDQAYCDELLSRVETSLRQVAQVM; encoded by the coding sequence ATGATCATTACGGATGTTGCAGATAAAGAGAGAGTATTGCGCCAGTCAGTGGACTTCTGGAACCCCGGTAAGACCATAGAATGGCAACACGATGGCATCAGTTTGGTTATGGGTAAACGAGAAGGATATTATTTTTACGATTTAACAGGAAAGGAATTTATGGATGTTCACCTTAATGGCGGTACCTTTAATCTGGGGCATCGCAATCCGGAAATTATCCAGGTTTTGATAGATGGGATGCAAGAATTGGATATCGGGAATCACCATTTTCCATCGTTCACCCGTGCTGCGCTTGCAGAAACAATGGCTAAGTCTACGCCGTCCAACTTAAAGTACTCAATTTATTCTACTGGTGGCAGCGAAGCTATTGATGTTGCATTAAAGTCTGCTCGATATGCCACCCAAAAAAGAAAAATTGTTTCGATTAAAAATGGTTACCACGGGCATACTGGCTTAGCCGTAGCGTTAGGTCACAAACGTTATTCCCGTTTGTTTTTAAGTGAAGGCGATCCAAACGAATTTGTCCATGTTCCTTTTAACGACTTGGATGCCATGGAATTTGCATTGCGAAACGAGGATGTGGCTGCTGTGATTGTTGAAACAGTGCCGGCTACTTATGGATTTCCTCTTCCGATGCCTAATTACTTACCGACCGTGAAAAGCTTATGTGAACGTTACGGAGCACTTTATATTGCTGATGAGGTGCAAACGGGTCTTCTGCGTACCGGAAAACTTTGGGCAATTGAGCATTACGGCGTTAAACCGGACATTCTGGTAACGGCAAAGGGGTTAAGTGGTGGTATTTATCCGATTGCCTGTACTGTTGTTAGTGAACGGGTCGGACAATGGATGTCCGAAGATGGATTTGCGCATATGTCAACATTTGGAGGATCCGAATTGGGATGCCTTGTTGCTATGAAAGTCATGGAAATCACACAACGTGACTCCGTTAAGCAAAACGTTCATTGGGTGGCGCAATATTTGCGGAATGGACTTGAGGTTATTCGACGTCAGTACAGTGATTTATTAGTGGACATCCGTCAATTAGGGCTCGTTATGGGCCTGGTGTTTGCCCATCCTCAAGGGGCTAAGCCCATTATGCGTGCCTTATATCAGAATGGCGTGTGGGCGATGTATTCCATGCTTGATCAACGGGTTTTGCAGTTTAAACCGGGTATACTCATCGACCAAGCATATTGTGATGAACTCTTATCACGTGTGGAAACCAGTCTACGCCAAGTAGCTCAAGTCATGTAA
- a CDS encoding APC family permease: MGYHSDASSHQTHGVIDLRRNHLSFAETLAQSIANIAPTATPALAIPLVAANAGNGTWFVYLVAMVGLVLVGLNISMFAKRYASAGSMYTYLTQSLGSTTGFISGWSLLSAYLFTAMATLLAFGIFVELVLSQIGIKVPTVIIYAIGALIIWFLAYRDIKLSSVLALVLEFISVSMISILGFIVLADNGFRLDLAQFSLHGVTISGLDLAMVLAVFSFVGFESAATLGKESRNPFRTIPRAVIVSTLIAGVFFALMSYIEVLGFGNLSSLTSSSAPMVALANRYHMNWFGILIGIGASISFFSCSLASVNAASRIMFAMGRDRIFHESVGLAHSLNNTPHVAVTISSIVNFAVPTALLGVNAMNAYGYLGTIATYGFLVAYILISIAAPTYLARKGLLKPLHIVIGVGAILFMMIPLVGSFYPVPSAPYNLFPYFYIGYLLVGAAWFRFIINRNPRSTEQIAADFDSFEDVIFDKK, from the coding sequence ATGGGATATCACAGTGATGCCTCTTCACATCAAACGCATGGCGTAATTGATTTGCGGCGCAATCACCTATCGTTTGCTGAAACCTTGGCCCAATCTATTGCCAATATTGCACCTACAGCGACACCCGCCTTGGCCATTCCACTGGTAGCCGCCAATGCGGGGAATGGTACATGGTTTGTCTATTTGGTTGCAATGGTTGGTTTGGTCCTGGTAGGTTTGAACATTAGTATGTTTGCTAAACGTTACGCTTCAGCGGGATCTATGTATACTTATCTCACCCAAAGTCTTGGATCTACGACGGGTTTTATATCGGGTTGGAGTTTGCTATCTGCCTATTTATTTACTGCGATGGCGACCCTCTTGGCTTTTGGCATCTTTGTAGAGCTGGTTCTATCCCAAATCGGAATTAAGGTGCCGACTGTGATAATTTACGCCATAGGAGCGTTGATTATCTGGTTTCTTGCATATCGTGATATTAAACTGTCATCAGTTCTAGCACTGGTTTTAGAATTTATCTCCGTCAGCATGATAAGCATTCTGGGTTTTATCGTATTAGCAGATAATGGATTTAGATTGGACCTTGCTCAATTTTCATTACATGGCGTGACTATCTCTGGTTTGGATTTAGCGATGGTTTTAGCCGTGTTTTCGTTTGTCGGGTTTGAAAGTGCGGCAACATTAGGAAAGGAATCCCGCAATCCGTTTCGAACAATTCCCAGAGCGGTCATCGTGAGCACCCTTATTGCCGGAGTGTTCTTTGCGTTGATGTCCTATATAGAAGTGCTAGGATTCGGCAATCTCTCATCTCTCACTAGTAGTTCAGCACCAATGGTCGCCTTGGCAAACAGATACCATATGAACTGGTTTGGCATATTGATAGGTATTGGTGCGTCGATTAGCTTTTTCTCATGTTCTTTAGCATCGGTCAATGCAGCCTCTCGCATTATGTTTGCAATGGGTAGAGACCGAATATTCCATGAATCCGTTGGTCTCGCGCATTCTCTCAATAATACGCCACATGTTGCGGTGACTATCTCATCAATTGTCAACTTTGCGGTGCCTACCGCTTTATTGGGAGTTAATGCCATGAATGCTTATGGATATCTGGGCACAATCGCAACCTATGGATTTCTCGTGGCTTATATTCTCATTTCGATTGCAGCACCAACTTACTTGGCGCGTAAAGGTTTATTGAAGCCACTTCATATAGTCATAGGTGTAGGGGCGATTTTGTTCATGATGATCCCCTTGGTCGGAAGTTTCTATCCCGTTCCGTCTGCGCCATATAACCTGTTTCCTTATTTTTACATTGGATATCTACTCGTTGGAGCTGCATGGTTTCGCTTCATAATAAACCGCAACCCAAGATCGACTGAACAAATTGCTGCCGATTTCGACAGTTTCGAGGATGTGATATTCGACAAAAAATAA
- the ltrA gene encoding group II intron reverse transcriptase/maturase codes for MIISEMQSKLATWSTENPTRRFHRLLRLIAHPTWLAEAARITLASRGAHTPGIDGVRKRQLEAHLPEELARIRQELLAGTYQPQPARRVYIPKKNGKRRPLGIPTLRDRIVERAMLMAMEPIWESDFHPASYGFRPERSVHHAIRAVRLQLLGDDARGATAGRWVIEGDLASYFDTVHHRLLLKAVRRRVVDRRFLALLWRFIKAGHVEHNLFRAAHEGVPQGGVISPILSNIMLNEFDQWMHSQYLSPKVRKDRWAWNDGIRRQRPIAVQERREWKPAASYCRYADDFVVIVKGTKAHAETIRAACRAFLEDQLHLTLNMEKTHITHVNEGFVFLGHRIIRKRGPTGRRRPVTTIPWEKYRGFAAKIVQQLSTDYSQNPLDMVEHLNQQIRGWANFYQYTDYTATMFGRLDRVIFWKLGHWLARKYREGFPGLMQRYVQAPKPGQAKTWVLRGRNRRLSQASWNFASASFLVIYPICSVFCSGVLEHVAFKAVCNTGISR; via the coding sequence TTGATAATCAGCGAAATGCAAAGCAAGTTAGCGACATGGTCCACCGAGAATCCCACCCGACGGTTTCACCGTCTGCTCCGACTGATAGCCCACCCGACCTGGCTCGCGGAAGCGGCTCGCATCACGCTGGCATCTCGGGGCGCTCATACGCCCGGCATTGATGGCGTCCGCAAACGCCAACTGGAGGCGCACCTGCCCGAGGAACTGGCTCGGATTCGCCAGGAACTCTTGGCGGGCACCTATCAACCCCAACCAGCCCGCCGGGTGTACATTCCCAAGAAAAACGGGAAACGGCGTCCACTCGGGATTCCCACGTTACGCGACCGCATTGTCGAACGCGCCATGCTCATGGCCATGGAACCGATTTGGGAGAGCGATTTTCACCCCGCGTCCTATGGGTTTCGGCCAGAACGCAGTGTCCACCATGCGATTCGCGCCGTCAGACTCCAACTGCTGGGGGATGACGCGCGGGGCGCGACCGCGGGACGTTGGGTCATTGAAGGCGACCTCGCGAGTTACTTTGACACCGTCCATCATCGGCTCCTGCTCAAAGCGGTCCGGCGCCGCGTGGTAGACCGCCGCTTTCTGGCGCTCCTCTGGCGCTTCATCAAGGCCGGACATGTGGAGCATAATCTGTTCCGTGCGGCCCATGAAGGAGTGCCGCAGGGCGGGGTTATTTCGCCGATTCTCTCGAACATCATGTTGAACGAGTTCGACCAGTGGATGCACAGCCAATACCTCAGCCCCAAGGTCCGCAAGGACCGTTGGGCATGGAATGACGGCATACGCCGCCAACGGCCCATTGCGGTGCAAGAACGCCGCGAGTGGAAGCCTGCGGCTTCCTATTGCCGTTACGCTGATGATTTTGTGGTGATCGTCAAAGGAACCAAAGCCCATGCGGAAACGATCCGCGCCGCCTGCCGCGCCTTCCTGGAGGACCAATTGCACCTCACGCTGAATATGGAAAAAACCCATATCACCCACGTGAATGAGGGCTTTGTCTTTCTGGGGCATCGTATCATTCGGAAACGTGGTCCGACCGGGCGCAGGCGTCCGGTGACGACCATTCCTTGGGAGAAATATCGGGGTTTCGCGGCGAAAATAGTGCAACAGCTCTCGACAGACTACAGCCAAAATCCCCTCGATATGGTGGAACATCTCAATCAGCAAATCCGGGGCTGGGCAAACTTTTACCAGTACACGGACTACACGGCGACGATGTTTGGTCGCCTCGACCGGGTCATCTTCTGGAAGCTGGGCCACTGGCTTGCCCGGAAGTATCGGGAAGGATTCCCCGGCCTCATGCAGCGCTATGTGCAGGCACCCAAACCGGGCCAAGCCAAGACCTGGGTGCTACGCGGGCGTAACAGGAGGTTGTCCCAAGCTTCGTGGAATTTCGCTAGCGCATCCTTTCTCGTGATTTATCCGATTTGCTCGGTTTTTTGTTCCGGCGTTTTGGAACACGTGGCTTTTAAGGCCGTTTGCAACACGGGAATCTCGCGATAG
- a CDS encoding IS3 family transposase, translating to MTELCEHVMDWHHRAPQVPLRRWCATIRLSRATFYAWRHRQRHREPDRRHQAPGRPPRGYSVTQNGQKIADGQIMDWITDILTTENAAYGYHKITWVLRRRYHLQISFKKVYRLLRQWHLLWPQRKRRIRHPRRLARNRIITAPNQLWQTDITYGTPSERQSPREETQVP from the coding sequence GTGACAGAATTGTGTGAACACGTGATGGATTGGCATCACCGCGCTCCTCAGGTGCCCCTTCGCCGATGGTGTGCGACGATTCGCCTTTCACGGGCTACCTTTTATGCGTGGCGTCATCGCCAACGCCATCGGGAACCGGATCGGCGCCATCAGGCGCCGGGTCGACCTCCGCGAGGATACAGCGTCACACAAAATGGCCAGAAAATCGCCGATGGCCAGATTATGGACTGGATTACCGATATTCTGACGACGGAAAATGCGGCCTATGGGTATCATAAAATCACATGGGTCTTGCGACGACGCTATCATCTACAGATTAGTTTCAAAAAGGTGTATCGCCTCCTTCGACAGTGGCACTTATTATGGCCTCAGCGAAAACGCCGCATCCGGCATCCGCGCCGGCTGGCGCGGAACCGCATCATTACGGCTCCCAATCAGCTCTGGCAAACGGACATTACCTATGGTACGCCCAGCGAACGACAGTCTCCCCGAGAGGAGACCCAAGTTCCTTGA
- a CDS encoding phosphotransferase enzyme family protein yields MSEVLINSLDSVIKNALDNYSFLSGASIRLLNKSENTTFVVEKPTTKNRWILRLSRPGYHTKTEIEAELQWMKAIRQNTSIIVPEPVAGNNGDYVQSIPDQTNQDPYYYTLFTFLDGIPPDENNFNSLLHYFRKLGEITAHLHNHVQQWVESNDIARPEWDFDTMLGQNPRWGRWQDGPDITSTQMSLFKHVVETISIRLKKFGKTEDRFGLIHADLRLANLLIDQEQIKVLDFDDSGYSWFLYDLASALSFIEHKPYIPALIAAWLTGYESLRVIPERDKEEIPTFIMLRRLLLLAWLGTHENSETAHSVVNDFTLETEILAKKYLLDFGTRFVVNTLSL; encoded by the coding sequence ATGTCCGAAGTGCTGATCAATTCGTTGGATTCTGTGATTAAAAACGCTCTCGATAATTATTCGTTCTTGTCGGGAGCATCCATCCGTTTATTGAATAAGTCGGAAAATACCACCTTTGTGGTTGAGAAGCCGACCACCAAAAACCGATGGATATTACGACTAAGCCGTCCTGGTTATCATACGAAGACTGAAATTGAAGCAGAATTACAGTGGATGAAGGCGATTCGACAGAACACATCGATTATTGTTCCGGAACCGGTCGCAGGTAATAATGGGGACTATGTCCAATCGATTCCGGATCAGACAAATCAAGATCCGTACTATTACACGCTATTCACCTTCTTGGATGGGATTCCTCCAGACGAAAACAACTTTAATAGTCTTCTTCATTACTTTCGAAAATTAGGGGAAATCACAGCCCACTTGCACAATCATGTTCAGCAGTGGGTCGAGTCAAATGACATTGCGCGTCCTGAATGGGACTTCGATACAATGTTGGGTCAGAATCCTCGATGGGGACGGTGGCAAGATGGTCCAGACATTACCTCAACACAGATGTCATTGTTTAAACACGTTGTTGAGACGATTAGCATAAGGTTAAAAAAATTCGGCAAAACAGAAGATCGGTTTGGATTAATTCATGCTGATCTTCGCTTAGCGAATTTATTGATCGACCAAGAACAAATTAAGGTTTTAGATTTCGACGATTCAGGTTATAGTTGGTTCTTATATGATTTGGCGTCTGCACTCAGTTTTATTGAGCATAAGCCTTATATCCCCGCGTTGATCGCTGCATGGCTGACAGGATATGAAAGTTTACGCGTGATTCCCGAGAGAGATAAAGAAGAAATTCCTACCTTTATTATGCTTAGACGCTTATTACTCTTAGCTTGGTTGGGGACACATGAGAACAGTGAAACCGCTCACAGTGTTGTCAATGACTTTACCCTTGAGACCGAAATCCTTGCAAAAAAGTACCTCTTAGACTTTGGTACACGATTTGTTGTAAATACTTTGTCATTGTGA
- a CDS encoding DeoR/GlpR family DNA-binding transcription regulator gives MSVSFEERKKIIIEKLSKEDVIHVPALAQALNVSSETIRRDLDRLEKEGKLKKVYGGAVKVTSLIQEPSFEQKMQINPKEKEAISRTAASLVEDGDRIFIGGGTTPLSLIRYLEDKKNVTLITPSIPVMIHTLEIFHGHVIFIGGEVNREQQLVQGPLAEWTTKQIRANKAIISAGGVSLTDGITDFDLNQAHISRILIERSEMTIILADHSKMGQTTFAHICALQDVSIIVSDWRCSREWRSKLHTEGVELLLAEQQ, from the coding sequence GTGTCTGTGTCATTCGAAGAACGAAAAAAGATTATTATTGAGAAACTTTCCAAAGAAGATGTCATTCATGTTCCGGCGTTGGCCCAAGCTTTAAATGTTTCATCAGAAACCATTAGACGTGATTTAGATCGTCTAGAAAAAGAAGGTAAACTTAAAAAAGTCTATGGTGGTGCGGTTAAAGTCACTTCTCTCATCCAGGAACCTTCATTTGAACAAAAAATGCAGATTAATCCGAAGGAAAAAGAAGCAATCAGTCGCACTGCAGCATCGCTAGTGGAAGACGGTGATAGGATTTTTATCGGTGGTGGCACCACACCATTATCATTAATTCGATATTTGGAAGATAAGAAAAATGTCACGCTTATTACTCCTTCCATACCCGTGATGATTCATACTTTAGAGATTTTTCACGGGCATGTTATCTTTATCGGGGGAGAAGTCAATCGTGAACAGCAACTCGTCCAAGGTCCCTTAGCGGAATGGACTACTAAACAAATTAGGGCCAATAAAGCCATAATTTCTGCCGGGGGTGTTTCCTTGACGGACGGTATCACCGATTTTGATCTCAATCAAGCGCACATCTCTCGAATCTTAATTGAACGTTCCGAAATGACCATTATTTTAGCTGATCATTCTAAGATGGGTCAAACAACTTTTGCTCACATTTGTGCACTGCAGGATGTATCCATAATTGTATCTGACTGGCGCTGTTCCCGAGAATGGCGATCTAAGCTTCATACCGAGGGGGTTGAATTATTATTGGCTGAACAGCAATGA